A genomic window from Microbacterium sp. H1-D42 includes:
- a CDS encoding ATP-dependent DNA helicase RecG encodes MVFALDTPLTEALGKTTARSLEKAFGMTTVGAMVGHYPRRYADRGELTPISELPIGETVTIVAEVVSSTPRQMRNRRGAMTEVTISDGVGRMSLTFFAKDMHHANWRAGQLAVGRRGIFSGKVSMFRDTVQFAHPDYELFEDTESAQKQADSLKNVPIPIYPATSAVQSWQFAKMIATVLDKLGDVPDPLPDGLRQQEGLLTARQAIDSIHRPQRRDEIDPAVRTLRAHEALTLQAALLQQREQVRALTATPRHATPGGLLERFDATLPFTLTADQQRVGAEIAADLTADRPMNRLIQGEVGSGKTLVALRAMLQVAESGGQAALIAPTEVLAAQHLRSITKMLGPDVAAHLIPTLLTGQMSAPMRRKAALRVASGQSLIVIGTHALLSEKTTFADLALVVVDEQHRFGVEQRETLRAKGTAPHAIVLTATPIPRTVAMTVFGDLDTSVIRSMPAGRAGIQTFVAPLAEKPEWFGRVWERAGEEIAKGRQVFAVCAAIDTEKDAVESGDATPPDAEGKGPRWGVVQLDATLATHPVLSQVRRAVLHGKMPSEQKDAVMQAFARGELDLLIATTVIEVGVDVPNASMMVIMDADRFGVSQLHQLRGRVGRGEHAGLCLLVTEAEVGSLARERVEAVAATIDGFELAEVDLELRGEGDVLGAAQAGVKSSLRLLRVVKDAGLIAHARELAEGILEQDPTLADHPGLRAAIEGRVSESDRAALAKN; translated from the coding sequence ATGGTCTTCGCGCTCGACACGCCGCTCACCGAAGCGCTCGGCAAGACGACAGCGCGCTCACTCGAGAAGGCATTCGGCATGACGACGGTCGGCGCGATGGTGGGGCACTACCCACGCCGCTACGCCGACCGCGGCGAACTCACCCCCATCAGCGAACTGCCGATCGGCGAGACCGTCACGATCGTCGCCGAAGTGGTCTCTTCCACTCCCCGGCAGATGCGCAACCGCAGGGGAGCGATGACCGAGGTGACGATCAGCGACGGTGTCGGCAGGATGTCGCTGACGTTCTTCGCGAAGGACATGCACCACGCGAATTGGCGTGCCGGGCAGCTGGCAGTCGGACGCCGCGGTATCTTCTCGGGCAAGGTCAGCATGTTCCGCGACACCGTGCAGTTCGCGCACCCCGACTACGAGCTCTTCGAAGACACCGAGTCGGCCCAGAAGCAGGCCGATTCGCTGAAGAACGTGCCGATCCCGATCTACCCGGCCACCTCCGCCGTACAGAGCTGGCAGTTCGCGAAGATGATCGCCACCGTTCTCGACAAGCTCGGCGACGTGCCGGACCCGCTGCCGGACGGCCTGCGGCAGCAGGAAGGGCTGCTGACGGCACGGCAGGCGATCGACAGCATCCACCGCCCACAGCGACGCGACGAGATCGACCCGGCCGTGCGCACTCTGCGGGCGCATGAGGCGCTCACTCTGCAGGCTGCATTGCTGCAGCAGCGTGAACAGGTGCGGGCACTCACCGCCACGCCGCGGCACGCGACGCCGGGCGGGCTGCTGGAGCGCTTCGACGCGACCCTGCCGTTCACCCTCACCGCCGATCAGCAGCGCGTCGGCGCCGAGATCGCGGCAGATCTGACGGCCGACCGCCCGATGAACCGGCTGATCCAGGGCGAGGTCGGATCTGGCAAGACGCTCGTCGCGCTGCGCGCCATGCTGCAGGTGGCCGAGTCCGGGGGACAGGCCGCGCTCATCGCCCCCACCGAGGTGCTCGCAGCGCAGCACCTTCGATCGATCACGAAGATGCTCGGGCCCGACGTCGCAGCTCACCTCATCCCGACGCTGCTCACGGGCCAGATGTCGGCGCCGATGCGACGCAAAGCCGCTCTGCGGGTGGCCTCGGGTCAATCCCTGATCGTCATCGGCACTCATGCCCTGCTGTCCGAGAAGACGACCTTCGCCGATCTCGCGCTCGTCGTCGTCGACGAGCAGCACCGCTTCGGCGTCGAGCAGCGCGAGACGCTTCGGGCGAAGGGCACCGCACCGCACGCGATCGTGCTCACGGCGACGCCGATCCCTCGAACGGTCGCGATGACGGTCTTCGGCGACCTCGACACCTCGGTCATCCGCTCGATGCCGGCCGGTCGTGCCGGAATCCAGACTTTCGTCGCCCCCCTCGCCGAGAAGCCGGAGTGGTTCGGACGGGTGTGGGAGCGCGCCGGCGAGGAGATCGCCAAGGGGCGGCAGGTGTTCGCCGTGTGCGCGGCGATCGACACCGAGAAGGACGCGGTGGAATCGGGCGACGCGACGCCACCGGATGCCGAGGGCAAGGGACCGAGGTGGGGCGTCGTGCAGCTGGACGCCACGCTGGCCACTCACCCCGTGCTCTCGCAGGTGCGGCGGGCGGTGCTGCACGGCAAGATGCCCTCCGAGCAGAAGGACGCGGTCATGCAGGCCTTCGCCCGAGGCGAGCTCGACCTGCTCATCGCGACGACCGTCATCGAGGTCGGCGTCGACGTGCCGAACGCCTCGATGATGGTGATCATGGACGCCGATCGCTTCGGTGTCTCGCAGCTGCACCAGCTGCGTGGCCGGGTGGGCCGAGGTGAGCACGCCGGGCTGTGTCTGCTGGTGACAGAGGCCGAGGTCGGGTCTTTGGCGCGCGAACGGGTCGAGGCCGTGGCGGCGACCATCGACGGCTTCGAACTGGCCGAGGTCGATCTCGAGCTGCGCGGCGAGGGCGACGTGCTCGGTGCCGCACAGGCCGGGGTCAAATCGTCGCTGCGACTGCTGCGCGTGGTGAAGGATGCCGGGCTCATCGCGCATGCGCGCGAGCTCGCCGAGGGCATCCTCGAACAGGACCCAACGCTGGCCGACCATCCCGGTCTGCGCGCGGCGATCGAGGGGCGCGTCAGCGAATCCGACCGTGCGGCGCTTGCAAAGAACTGA
- the rsmD gene encoding 16S rRNA (guanine(966)-N(2))-methyltransferase RsmD yields MTRIIAGRARGARLEVPSAGTRPTSDRVRESLFGALESMDAIDGARVLDLYAGSGALGLEAWSRGAAAVELVELSRPAATAVGRNAGVVAKAMGVPASAKIHQSGVRQYLARARGPFDLVFSDPPYDLEDAAMTADLEALVPLLSEDAVVVIERGKRATPPELEHAGLELLRSKTYGDTTLWWATPAGEQPLAYRD; encoded by the coding sequence GTGACCAGGATCATCGCCGGCCGCGCCAGAGGCGCCAGACTCGAGGTGCCGAGCGCCGGCACGCGCCCCACGAGTGATCGGGTGCGCGAGTCGCTGTTCGGCGCGCTGGAGTCGATGGATGCCATCGACGGCGCCCGTGTGCTCGACCTCTATGCGGGCAGCGGTGCGCTGGGGCTGGAGGCCTGGAGCAGAGGGGCAGCGGCGGTCGAGCTCGTCGAACTGTCCCGTCCAGCAGCCACCGCCGTCGGGCGCAACGCTGGTGTGGTGGCGAAAGCCATGGGCGTGCCGGCCTCGGCGAAGATTCACCAGAGCGGCGTGCGGCAGTATCTCGCCCGGGCGAGGGGACCTTTTGACCTGGTGTTCAGCGATCCGCCGTACGACCTCGAGGACGCGGCCATGACCGCGGACCTCGAAGCGCTGGTTCCGCTGTTGAGCGAGGATGCCGTGGTGGTCATCGAACGAGGCAAGCGCGCGACACCGCCAGAGCTGGAACATGCCGGCCTGGAGTTGCTGCGGAGCAAGACCTACGGCGACACGACGCTGTGGTGGGCGACGCCCGCCGGTGAACAGCCACTGGCGTATCGCGACTAG
- the thiL gene encoding thiamine-phosphate kinase, with the protein MASAPDDDQRIGDISEGTVLRAILARTAPAANTILGPGDDAAVIAAPSRSVVATADTLVEGPDFRTAWSSGYDLGWKAAAVNLADIAAMGAVPTGLLVSLAVPRSTRLSFVEQMADGFREACAALAPGCSVVGGDLTVSELLLIAVTALGDLDGRDAVTRAGARPGDVVALAGELGAAAAGLALLFARFRAGETPVAVERSELDAAQRHALDRQLRPAPPIALGPVAAEAGATAMMDVSDGLALDAARLADASGVTLALDGAALDALAFAADRERAIGGGEDHGLLATFPPGVLPEGFHRLGVVTARAADGVLVDGAPITHAGWDPYRDWDGAL; encoded by the coding sequence ATGGCATCCGCTCCGGACGACGACCAGCGCATCGGCGACATCTCTGAGGGGACGGTGCTCCGCGCGATCCTTGCACGCACGGCGCCGGCCGCAAATACGATCCTCGGGCCGGGGGATGACGCCGCAGTGATCGCGGCACCGTCACGGTCGGTCGTCGCGACCGCTGACACCCTCGTCGAAGGGCCGGACTTCCGCACCGCCTGGTCGAGCGGTTACGACCTCGGCTGGAAGGCCGCCGCCGTCAACCTCGCCGACATCGCTGCCATGGGCGCGGTGCCCACCGGTCTGCTGGTCTCGCTGGCCGTGCCGCGCAGCACCCGGCTGTCGTTCGTCGAGCAGATGGCCGACGGGTTCCGTGAGGCATGCGCAGCGCTCGCCCCCGGATGCTCAGTCGTCGGTGGCGACCTCACCGTGTCGGAGCTGCTGCTGATCGCGGTGACCGCGCTCGGCGACCTCGACGGGCGGGACGCCGTGACCCGCGCTGGCGCCAGGCCGGGCGACGTGGTCGCGCTGGCGGGCGAGCTGGGTGCGGCGGCGGCAGGACTGGCGCTGCTGTTCGCGCGCTTCCGCGCGGGGGAGACGCCGGTGGCGGTGGAGCGGAGCGAATTGGATGCTGCGCAGCGGCACGCCCTCGACAGGCAGCTGCGTCCTGCACCTCCCATCGCGCTCGGTCCGGTCGCGGCGGAAGCCGGGGCGACCGCCATGATGGATGTCTCCGACGGCCTCGCTCTGGATGCCGCGCGGCTGGCGGATGCCTCGGGCGTGACGCTCGCTCTGGATGGCGCAGCACTGGATGCACTCGCCTTCGCGGCCGACCGCGAGCGTGCCATCGGCGGGGGAGAGGATCACGGACTGCTGGCGACGTTCCCGCCCGGAGTGCTGCCGGAGGGATTCCACCGCCTCGGTGTCGTCACCGCTCGCGCGGCGGATGGCGTGCTCGTCGATGGGGCACCCATCACACACGCCGGCTGGGACCCGTATCGGGACTGGGACGGCGCGCTCTAG
- a CDS encoding DUF3515 family protein, with product MLRRLALTAGALSAGTIMLLALTGCSSTVALEPAADANNPLCAEVSVRLPDAVAGEDRRWTDAQATGAYGDPTSVIVSCGVKVPGPTSTLQCITLEGIDWLVDESQSPNMRMTTYGRDPAVQVFVDTEVVSANEALSNSGIVSGIRMIPATSACTEANELPE from the coding sequence ATGCTCCGTCGTCTCGCCCTGACCGCGGGCGCACTGTCCGCCGGCACCATCATGCTTCTCGCCCTCACCGGCTGCTCGAGCACGGTGGCCCTTGAGCCCGCGGCGGATGCGAACAACCCGCTCTGCGCAGAGGTCAGCGTGCGTCTGCCGGATGCTGTCGCCGGAGAGGATCGCCGCTGGACCGATGCCCAGGCCACCGGCGCCTACGGCGACCCGACCAGTGTCATCGTCTCCTGCGGCGTCAAGGTTCCCGGCCCCACCAGCACCCTCCAGTGCATCACTCTGGAAGGCATCGACTGGCTCGTCGACGAATCACAGTCGCCGAACATGCGCATGACGACCTACGGGCGCGACCCCGCTGTGCAGGTGTTCGTCGACACCGAGGTCGTCAGCGCGAACGAGGCGCTCTCGAACAGCGGCATCGTCTCGGGCATCCGCATGATCCCCGCGACGAGCGCGTGCACCGAGGCGAACGAACTGCCTGAGTGA
- a CDS encoding D-alanine--D-alanine ligase family protein: protein MDKQTVVVLFGGRSSEHSISSATAGGVLGAIDRERYTVIPVGITREGAFVLEEDRPEKFPLDAEHLPEVIDNGTRVRWPEPGGDRMLRVAAPDGSTIDLGEIDVVLPLLHGLHGEDGAIQGFFDVIEVPYAGGGILDSAVCLDKHFTKLALSAAGIAVAPGITVRQVEWDADPERIRAAVEALGDVVFVKPASAGSSVGVSRVDDGAGLDEALRIAFAEDEKVLVETKVTGREIEVGVLAGRDGARARASLPGEVVLTSRSFYDFEGKYLGGDGVDIVCPAEVDEPLIAALQDAAVRAFEAVDGKGLARVDFFVTPEGELVVNELNTMPGFTPISMFPKCWIASGLSYSELITELIEAGLQR, encoded by the coding sequence ATGGACAAGCAGACGGTGGTGGTGCTCTTCGGCGGGCGTTCCAGCGAGCATTCGATCAGTTCCGCAACGGCGGGCGGAGTGCTGGGAGCGATTGACCGCGAGCGGTACACGGTGATCCCGGTCGGGATCACGCGCGAGGGCGCGTTCGTGCTCGAGGAGGACCGTCCCGAGAAGTTCCCGCTCGATGCGGAACACCTTCCCGAGGTGATCGACAACGGCACCAGGGTGCGCTGGCCCGAACCCGGCGGAGATCGGATGCTGCGCGTCGCCGCTCCGGACGGCTCGACCATCGACCTCGGAGAGATCGATGTGGTCCTGCCGCTGCTGCACGGACTGCACGGCGAGGACGGCGCGATCCAGGGCTTCTTCGACGTGATCGAGGTGCCGTACGCGGGTGGAGGGATCCTCGACTCAGCGGTGTGCCTCGACAAGCACTTCACCAAGCTCGCACTGTCGGCAGCCGGAATCGCCGTCGCGCCTGGCATCACGGTGCGCCAGGTGGAATGGGACGCCGATCCCGAGCGCATTCGCGCCGCTGTGGAGGCGCTCGGCGATGTCGTCTTCGTCAAGCCGGCCAGCGCCGGCTCGAGCGTCGGCGTCTCGCGCGTCGACGACGGTGCGGGGCTCGACGAGGCGCTTCGGATCGCGTTCGCCGAGGACGAGAAGGTGCTCGTCGAGACCAAGGTCACCGGCCGTGAGATCGAGGTCGGTGTGCTGGCCGGCCGCGACGGCGCGCGGGCGCGGGCCTCGCTGCCGGGCGAGGTCGTGCTGACCTCGCGCAGCTTCTACGACTTCGAGGGCAAGTACCTCGGCGGCGACGGCGTCGACATCGTCTGCCCTGCGGAGGTCGACGAGCCGCTGATCGCCGCGCTGCAGGACGCCGCTGTACGGGCGTTCGAGGCTGTTGACGGCAAGGGCCTCGCGCGGGTCGACTTCTTCGTGACGCCCGAGGGCGAGCTGGTCGTGAACGAGCTGAACACCATGCCCGGATTCACGCCGATCTCGATGTTCCCGAAGTGCTGGATCGCCTCGGGGCTGAGCTACAGCGAGCTCATCACCGAGCTGATCGAGGCCGGGCTGCAGCGCTGA
- a CDS encoding NAD(P)H-dependent glycerol-3-phosphate dehydrogenase — MNRKRTDVTTRATIIGAGSWGTTFGKILADGGSQVTMWARRPELALEISEAKRNSKYLPGINLPRSMMATHEIARALEGADQIYLSVPSQSLRENLKAIRPLLTESDAPIISLMKGVERSTGLRMSQVIEQELRCDPDRIAVASGPNLALEIAREQPTAAVIASRSQETADAVARTARNKYFRSFVNTDVIGTEFGGVLKNLIAVAIGIVDGVGYGENTKASIITRGLVEMTDFAVANGAQPETLQGLAGLGDLIATCQSPLSRNNTAGRLLGQGYSFQDVIKQMEQTAEGLASVAPVLQLAHESEVHMPIVEQVKMVLDGRLDPRDIAPHLTTDDDTPQEERTNHGQADGGGALRRAFQRAFDQFRNGGRSAGSD; from the coding sequence TTGAACCGTAAGCGGACCGATGTCACCACGCGCGCCACCATCATCGGCGCGGGCAGCTGGGGCACTACGTTCGGGAAGATCCTCGCCGACGGCGGATCCCAGGTGACCATGTGGGCTCGTCGCCCTGAGCTGGCTCTGGAGATCTCAGAAGCGAAGCGTAACTCCAAGTACCTGCCTGGCATCAACCTGCCGCGCAGCATGATGGCCACGCACGAGATCGCCCGCGCGCTGGAAGGCGCAGATCAGATCTACCTGTCGGTGCCCAGCCAGTCGCTGCGCGAGAACCTGAAGGCCATCAGGCCGCTGCTGACCGAGAGCGACGCCCCCATCATCAGTCTGATGAAGGGCGTGGAGCGCTCGACGGGGCTGCGGATGAGCCAGGTGATCGAGCAGGAGCTGCGGTGCGATCCGGACCGGATCGCAGTGGCATCCGGGCCGAACCTCGCTCTCGAGATCGCGCGCGAGCAGCCGACGGCGGCGGTGATCGCGTCGCGCAGTCAGGAGACGGCGGATGCTGTCGCCCGCACAGCCCGCAACAAGTACTTCCGCTCGTTCGTGAACACGGACGTGATCGGCACCGAGTTCGGCGGCGTGCTGAAGAACCTCATCGCGGTCGCGATCGGCATCGTCGACGGTGTCGGCTACGGCGAGAACACCAAAGCCTCGATCATCACGCGGGGCCTTGTGGAGATGACGGACTTCGCCGTCGCGAACGGCGCGCAGCCCGAGACCCTGCAGGGGCTCGCCGGCCTCGGCGACCTGATCGCGACGTGCCAGTCGCCGCTCAGCCGCAACAACACAGCGGGGCGCCTGCTCGGACAGGGCTACAGCTTTCAGGACGTCATCAAGCAGATGGAGCAGACCGCCGAGGGACTCGCGTCGGTCGCGCCGGTGCTGCAGCTGGCGCACGAGTCCGAGGTGCACATGCCGATCGTCGAGCAGGTGAAGATGGTGCTCGACGGGCGCCTCGACCCGCGCGACATCGCCCCGCACCTCACCACCGACGACGACACTCCGCAGGAGGAGAGAACCAATCATGGACAAGCAGACGGTGGTGGTGCTCTTCGGCGGGCGTTCCAGCGAGCATTCGATCAGTTCCGCAACGGCGGGCGGAGTGCTGGGAGCGATTGA
- a CDS encoding lysophospholipid acyltransferase family protein translates to MARSERSHPSMFWPLAAVVVPILSLIAKVIAIHDEKLPRQGAFVLAPNHYSEFDPLIVALAVFRTGRLPRFMAKESLFRVPVVGWVLKKTGMIPVARSSSAAAAKQTLAQSKELVEHGRGVIVYPEGTLTRDPDLWPMRGKSGAVRLALSGDIPLIPVAQWGTQEIMGRYQKGLSLWPLRKPVRVLFGDPVDLTDLRGRAGEPGVLNEANDRLMAAITALLEELRGEKAPATRWNPAQHGQNETGRLEP, encoded by the coding sequence ATGGCAAGATCCGAACGCAGCCACCCCAGCATGTTCTGGCCGCTCGCGGCTGTCGTCGTGCCGATCCTGTCGCTGATCGCCAAGGTGATCGCGATCCACGACGAGAAGCTGCCGCGGCAGGGAGCATTCGTGCTCGCGCCGAACCACTACTCGGAGTTCGACCCGCTGATCGTCGCCCTGGCGGTGTTCCGCACCGGTCGCCTTCCGCGGTTCATGGCGAAGGAGAGCCTGTTCCGCGTGCCGGTGGTCGGCTGGGTACTGAAGAAGACCGGCATGATCCCGGTCGCACGCTCGTCTTCCGCCGCGGCGGCGAAGCAGACGCTGGCGCAGTCCAAAGAGCTCGTCGAGCACGGCCGCGGGGTGATCGTGTACCCGGAGGGGACGCTGACCCGTGACCCCGACCTGTGGCCGATGCGCGGCAAGTCGGGTGCGGTGCGCCTCGCCCTCTCCGGCGACATCCCGCTGATCCCGGTGGCCCAGTGGGGCACGCAGGAGATCATGGGGCGGTACCAGAAGGGACTGAGCCTGTGGCCGCTGCGCAAGCCGGTCCGCGTGCTGTTCGGCGACCCTGTCGACCTCACAGACCTGCGCGGGCGCGCGGGGGAGCCCGGTGTGCTGAATGAGGCGAATGACCGCCTGATGGCCGCGATCACCGCGCTGCTCGAAGAGCTGCGCGGCGAGAAGGCGCCTGCGACCCGCTGGAACCCGGCACAGCACGGACAGAACGAGACGGGGCGCCTTGAACCGTAA
- the murA gene encoding UDP-N-acetylglucosamine 1-carboxyvinyltransferase, which produces MTTSARDAAAELAPVQTASVLAIRGGRPLRGRVDVKGAKNLATKAMVATLLGETASTLRDVPDLSDVAVVRSLLEVHGVAVTEGDEPGALVFDPSAVESAHYEEIDAHAGASRIPILFCGPLLHRLGQAFIPDLGGCRIGDRPIDFHLDALRKFGAVVEKEPNGIRLSAPNGLRGANIHLPYPSVGATEQVLLTAVRAEGTTELRNAAIEPEIMDLIAVLQKMGAIISYEPNRVILIEGVEQLRGYDHRAIFDRNEAASWASAALATDGEIFVGGAKQQEMLTFLNVFRKAGGWFDVQEDGILFRRDGELKPVIVETDVHPGFMTDWQQPLIVALTQATGRSIVHETVYENRFGFTQALVKMGADIEVHPHGLQDGPRRVPRRELEQAAVITGPTPLYGADIVVPDLRGGYSHVIAALTAEGESQVSGVDILSRGYEKFLDKLRVLGADFDVVR; this is translated from the coding sequence ATGACGACATCCGCGCGCGACGCAGCAGCAGAGCTGGCTCCGGTTCAGACCGCATCCGTGCTCGCGATCCGCGGAGGCAGGCCGCTGCGCGGCCGAGTCGACGTGAAGGGCGCGAAGAACCTCGCCACCAAGGCGATGGTCGCCACGCTGCTTGGCGAGACGGCCAGCACCCTGCGCGATGTGCCGGATCTCAGTGATGTCGCCGTGGTGCGCTCGCTGCTCGAGGTGCACGGTGTCGCCGTCACCGAGGGTGACGAGCCCGGTGCCCTGGTGTTCGACCCGAGTGCCGTCGAATCGGCGCACTACGAGGAGATCGACGCGCACGCCGGTGCATCCCGCATCCCGATTCTGTTCTGCGGCCCGCTGCTGCACCGTCTCGGACAGGCCTTCATCCCCGATCTCGGCGGCTGCCGCATCGGTGATCGTCCGATCGACTTCCACCTCGACGCGCTGCGCAAGTTCGGCGCCGTCGTCGAGAAGGAGCCGAACGGCATCCGCCTATCGGCCCCGAACGGGCTCAGGGGCGCGAACATCCACCTGCCTTACCCGAGCGTCGGGGCCACCGAGCAGGTGCTGCTCACAGCGGTGCGTGCCGAGGGAACGACCGAGCTGCGCAACGCGGCTATCGAGCCCGAGATCATGGACCTGATCGCCGTGCTGCAGAAGATGGGCGCGATCATCTCGTACGAGCCCAACCGGGTGATCCTCATCGAGGGCGTCGAGCAGCTGCGCGGCTACGACCACCGCGCCATCTTCGACCGCAACGAGGCCGCCTCCTGGGCATCAGCAGCGCTGGCCACGGACGGCGAGATCTTCGTCGGCGGCGCCAAGCAGCAGGAGATGCTGACCTTCCTCAACGTGTTCCGCAAGGCCGGCGGCTGGTTCGACGTGCAGGAGGACGGCATCCTCTTCCGCCGCGACGGCGAGCTCAAGCCCGTCATCGTCGAGACCGATGTGCACCCCGGATTCATGACCGACTGGCAGCAGCCGCTGATCGTCGCGCTGACCCAGGCAACCGGCCGCTCGATCGTGCACGAGACGGTGTACGAGAACCGCTTCGGATTCACACAGGCGCTGGTGAAGATGGGCGCCGACATCGAGGTGCACCCGCACGGCCTGCAGGACGGTCCGCGTCGCGTGCCGCGTCGTGAGCTCGAGCAGGCCGCCGTGATCACCGGACCCACGCCGCTGTACGGCGCCGACATCGTTGTGCCCGACCTGCGCGGCGGATACAGCCACGTGATCGCCGCGCTGACGGCCGAGGGCGAGTCGCAGGTCTCGGGTGTCGACATCCTCAGCCGTGGATACGAGAAGTTCCTCGACAAGCTGCGAGTGCTCGGCGCTGACTTCGACGTCGTCCGGTGA
- the leuD gene encoding 3-isopropylmalate dehydratase small subunit, whose amino-acid sequence MEKFTTHTGVAAPLKRSNVDTDQIIPAVFLKRVTKTGFEDALFHAWRQDPEFVLNQQPFQRASVLVAGPDFGTGSSREHAVWALRDYGFKVVLSPRFADIFRGNSGKQGLLAATVDEADIERIWALIDEQPGRAITVDLEARTVTVPGATPDSEPLFQTAIGIDDYTRWRLLEGLDDIGLTLRNEDKIAQFEARRESWRPRTLPVR is encoded by the coding sequence ATGGAGAAGTTCACCACGCACACCGGAGTCGCAGCGCCCCTCAAGCGCTCCAACGTCGACACCGACCAGATCATCCCGGCCGTCTTCCTCAAGCGCGTCACCAAGACCGGCTTCGAAGACGCGTTGTTCCACGCGTGGCGTCAGGACCCCGAGTTCGTGCTGAATCAGCAGCCGTTCCAGCGGGCATCCGTGCTGGTCGCCGGCCCCGACTTCGGCACCGGATCCAGCCGTGAGCACGCCGTGTGGGCACTGCGCGACTACGGCTTCAAGGTCGTTCTCAGCCCGCGATTCGCCGACATCTTCCGCGGCAACTCCGGTAAGCAGGGACTGCTCGCCGCGACCGTCGACGAGGCCGACATCGAGCGCATCTGGGCGCTGATCGATGAACAGCCAGGGCGCGCGATCACTGTGGACCTCGAGGCGCGCACTGTGACCGTTCCCGGCGCCACTCCTGATTCGGAGCCGCTCTTCCAGACCGCCATCGGGATCGACGATTACACTAGATGGCGGCTCCTCGAAGGGCTCGATGACATCGGGCTCACGCTGCGCAACGAAGACAAGATCGCGCAGTTCGAGGCCCGCCGCGAGTCGTGGCGGCCACGTACGCTCCCCGTCCGCTAG
- the leuC gene encoding 3-isopropylmalate dehydratase large subunit, producing the protein MTSSTQPRTLAEKVWDDHLVVKGADGEPDLIYIDLHLVHEVTSPQAFDGLRAEGRPLRRLDLTIATEDHNTPTLNIDKPIADLTSRTQIETLRRNAEEFGVRLHSLGDAEQGIVHVVGPQLGLTMPGITVVCGDSHTSTHGAFGAMAFGIGTSEVEHVMATQTLPLKPFKTMAITVEGELRPGVTAKDIILAVIAKIGTGGGQGYVLEFRGSAIRALSMEGRMTICNMSIEAGARAGMVAPDETTFAYVKDKPHAPQGQDWDDAVAYWRTLPTDEGAVFDAEVFIDAAQLEPFVTWGTNPGQGSSLSASVPDPAEITDANERAAAERALDYMDLTPGTPLKEVKVDAVFMGSCTNSRIEDLRAFASVIQGKKKADGVRVMVVPGSARVRLEAEAEGIDKIVEAFGAEWRFAGCSMCLGMNPDQLAPGERCASTSNRNFEGRQGKGGRTHLVSPLVAAATAVRGTLSSPADLEGSN; encoded by the coding sequence ATGACCAGCAGCACACAGCCGCGCACACTCGCCGAGAAGGTCTGGGACGATCATCTCGTCGTCAAGGGTGCCGACGGTGAGCCCGATCTGATCTACATCGATCTGCACCTGGTGCACGAGGTCACGAGCCCCCAGGCGTTCGACGGTCTTCGGGCCGAGGGGCGTCCGCTGCGACGACTCGACCTGACGATCGCCACCGAGGATCACAACACCCCGACGCTGAACATCGACAAGCCGATCGCCGATCTGACCAGCCGGACCCAGATCGAGACACTGCGCCGCAACGCCGAGGAGTTCGGCGTGCGGCTGCACTCGCTCGGCGACGCCGAACAGGGCATCGTCCATGTCGTCGGCCCGCAGCTCGGGCTGACGATGCCTGGCATCACCGTCGTCTGCGGTGACTCGCACACCTCGACGCACGGCGCGTTCGGCGCCATGGCGTTCGGCATCGGCACCAGCGAGGTCGAGCACGTCATGGCCACCCAGACGCTGCCGCTGAAGCCGTTCAAGACGATGGCGATCACGGTCGAGGGAGAACTGCGCCCCGGCGTCACGGCGAAGGACATCATCCTCGCCGTCATCGCGAAGATCGGCACCGGCGGGGGACAGGGCTACGTGCTCGAGTTCCGCGGCAGCGCCATCCGAGCCCTCTCGATGGAGGGGCGCATGACGATCTGCAACATGTCGATCGAGGCCGGTGCCCGCGCCGGCATGGTCGCCCCCGACGAGACGACCTTCGCCTACGTGAAGGACAAGCCGCACGCCCCACAGGGGCAGGACTGGGACGACGCGGTCGCCTACTGGCGCACGCTGCCCACCGATGAGGGTGCGGTCTTCGACGCCGAGGTGTTCATCGACGCGGCGCAGCTCGAGCCGTTCGTCACCTGGGGTACCAACCCCGGCCAGGGCAGCTCGCTGTCAGCATCCGTGCCGGATCCTGCCGAGATCACGGATGCCAACGAGCGCGCCGCCGCAGAGCGGGCGCTCGACTACATGGACCTGACCCCCGGCACTCCGCTGAAGGAGGTCAAGGTCGACGCCGTGTTCATGGGCTCATGCACCAACAGCCGCATCGAGGACCTCAGGGCGTTCGCCTCGGTCATCCAGGGCAAGAAGAAGGCCGACGGCGTTCGAGTCATGGTGGTCCCCGGCTCCGCACGCGTGCGTCTCGAGGCCGAGGCTGAGGGCATCGACAAGATCGTCGAGGCGTTCGGCGCCGAATGGCGCTTCGCCGGATGCTCGATGTGCCTGGGGATGAACCCCGACCAGTTGGCACCGGGAGAGCGCTGCGCGTCGACGTCCAACCGCAACTTCGAAGGACGACAGGGCAAGGGCGGCCGCACCCACCTCGTCTCGCCGCTGGTCGCTGCCGCGACCGCAGTACGAGGCACACTGTCTAGTCCGGCCGACCTGGAGGGGAGCAACTGA